The Gloeomargarita sp. SRBZ-1_bins_9 sequence CGTCAAGGCATAGGCGATGGTCTTTTCCGCCCCCTTTTTGTGGTGCCCAAAGGTCTCCCCGTCCGTGGCGACGGCAATCAATTGGGTGCGTCCCGGTTGCACCGCCATCCCCAAGCGCCCCACCAGGGTTTGACTGCTGCAGAGGACATCCCCAAAGCCCATATCCCCAGAAATCGGCCCGTCATAAACAAAAATGGCGATGCTGCGCTGGCGACCGTATTCCGGCAGGACCTCGTCGGGAATCCGGCATAGGTAAGGACGGGTAGGGTCAATCTGGCCGCCCCCCACCTCCAACCATTCCCCCCCCGCCAACGGCCGACAACGCTGCGCCTGGGACGGGGCAATGATGGTGAACTTAAACCCCTCCGCCACCAACACCGCCAAGGTTTCGTAGTCAATGGCGGTTTCTGCCAGCCACATCCCCTCCGGCCAGCGCCCAAACCGGGCAAAAAAGTCTGCCTTGGCCCAGCGCACTTGGGTGAATTTGTCCCGGGTCGAGGCCAGGGGCATGATGATATGGTTGTAAACCTGGGCAATGGCGTTGCCGTGGCCGTTGAGCCGCTCGCAACTGCGCCGGTCCGCCTCAAGGATGCGCTGGTAAGTCTCCAGGTCGTAGCGCTCCAGCCAACTGAAGAGGGTCGGGCCGATGTTAAAACTCAAGTATTCAAAGTTGTTGACGATATCGATCACGTCGCCGTCGTCACTTAAGACCCGAGCGAAGGCGTTGGGACGATAGCACTCATGGAAGATGCGCTCGTTCCAGTCGTGAAAGGGGGCTGCCCCCTCCTGCCGCTCAATCGCCTCCAGGTAGGGGTTCTCCCGGGGGGGCTGGTAAAAATGCCCATGAATGGTCACGTATACCTCCGTTGGCCCCATACTCCCTCCCGGTTGCTGTCGGGTTAATTTTACGTTAACTTTGTGGCCAAGCCCAACGGCCCGTTCTCCCCAAAATCTTTAGCTTTGGACGCTCCTTTGGTTTTTGCAAAACTTTACAGGCCGCCACCAACGGTAAACACCTACTGTGACGATACTTGCCCAATTTTTACAGAATTTTTGGTTTCTGCAACTTGTAGTCCCTTGGCTTGGTGCATTAGGCTAAAAATAGCGGGAGCAAGTGGATGCCACTATGAGCGAGACCAATCCCTACGCGCAGTTAGGGGTCAGTGAAGATGCCTCCTTTGAAGAAGTGCAGGCCGCGCGGGCGCAACTGCTACGGGAGTGCCAGGGGGATGAAAAACGGGCCCAGGTGGTGGAAATGGCCTATGATGCCATCCTGATGGACCGGCTGCGCCAACGGCAGGAAGGGCGTATTAAGGTGCCGGAGCGGATTCGCTATGCGGAGCGGCACATGGTGGCGACGGCGGAAAAAAGCGATGTGCGCACGGCCACCCTACCGGCCTGGGCTGAACAATTGCGTAACTGGATTGACACACCCACCACGACCGATGTGGTCTGGACCAGTTTGGTGTATGCCGGGTTAGGGTTTTGGGCCTGGTCAGCACCGGTGAATGCGGCCTTGTCCGTGGCCCTGGGGATAGGGGCGAGTCTCTATTTCCTGAATCGCAAGGAGCATCGCTTTGGTCGGGCGCTGCTGTTGACTCTGGTGGGATTGGTGCTCGGCGCTCTGGTGGGGAATGTGTTGGTCAGCCTGGGTCTGGGATTGCCAGCCAATACGGCCATCAGCTGGGGCATTTTCGCCATGCTCTGGTTGGTCAGTAGTTTCTTGCGCTGACGATTGCTCCGGTTATGTCCGCCGCGACTGATCCCCAGTCGGTGAAAAGTGACCTGTGGCTGCGGGGGTTGTTGACGGTCGCCTGGGCGGATGGGCATTACACGGACGAGGAGAAAACTTTGGTGGCTGATTTGCTAGGGGCCAGCGAGGTTGGTGATTTTCGACCGGTAACCCCGCAGGAGTTGGCCCAGGCGTTGCCGCCCTACGACCCGAGAACGGGGGATTTCCTGCGCACAGCGGTGATGGTGGCCCTGGCTGATGGCTTGTACTCGGACGCTGAAGACCGGCTGCTGCGTCAGTTTTGCCAAGCCCTCGGCCAACCGCTGGATGTACTGGAGAACTTACGGGCAACCCTGGTGAAACGGGAGGGGAACCAGTATCTGCCCCAGCAGGCCTCCGAGCGTCAGGACTTACTCGACCCGGTGCGGCGCTGGCTGGACCAGTTGGAAATCCATGACCCCCGAGTAGCCCGTTTCCTGTGCCGCCTGATTCCGGCCCAATGCCCCTTTGAACGGGATGTGGTGTTGTTTGGGCGCAAGGTTGTGCATATCCCTCCTTTGTGCCAGCTCAACCCCCTGTATGAGCAGTTGGTGGGGTTGCGGCTGCGGGCGCTGGCCTTTTTGGCGCAACGGGGGGAAGATGTCCCGGCCTAGATATGCACATCCGGGAGGCGCAACCCCAGGATTGGCTGCAGATGTGGCCCCTGATTCAGGAGGTGGCTCAAGCCGGGGAGACCTACGGCTATGACCCGGACCTGTCACCAACCCAGGCCTATCACCTGTGGATGGAAGTCCCCCACAAGACTTACGTGGCGGAGTGGGATGGGCAGATTGTGGGTATCTACTACCTGAAGCCGAATCAGGGGGGACCGGGGCGGCATGTGAGTAATTGCGGCTACATCGTGGCCCAGGGGTGGCGGGGGCGGGGCATCGGGCGGCAGATGGGGGAACATTCGTTGCAGATGGCCCGGGTGTTGGGGTACAAGGCGATGCAGTTTAACTTTGTCGCCGCCAGCAATAGGGTGGCCATTCACCTGTGGCAAAAACTGGGGTTTAGGGTTGTGGGGCGCTTGCCTAAGGCCTTTTGCCACCCGCGGCTGGGGTATATTGATGCCCTGGTGATGTATCAATGGTTGGCGGATTAGATGGCCATTTCCCTGACGGATCATCCTTTGCTCCAGGCGGTGCTGGCGGAATTGCAGCCCCGGTTCCAGGCGATTGATGCCCTGGTGAAAACCAACTTGGCGCGGGTGCTGCAGGCCATGGCCGACCAGCGGGTGGGGGTGCACCACTTTCACGAAACGACTGGCTATGGGCACGGGGACCAGGGGCGGGAAACCCTGGAGCGGGTGTTTGCCCAGGTGATGGGGGCGGAGGCGGCGCTGGTGCGTCCCCAGTTTTTCTCCGGCACCCATGCCATTGCCTGTGCCCTGTATGGGGTGTTGCGTCCGGGGGATGAACTGCTGGTGGCAACAGGAGCGCCCTATGACACGTTGGAACCGGTGTTGGGGCTGCGGGACTCAGGGCAGGGGTCGCTCCAGGATTTCGGCGTCCTTTACCGGCAGGTGGATTTGACGCCTACAGGGGAGGTGGATTGGCAGGCCCTGCCCCAGGCAGTAGGTCCCCGCACCCGGGTGGTGTTGATTCAGCGCTCCTGCGGCTATAGTTGGCGGCGCAGTCTGACGGTGGCGGAGGTCGGCTACATTGTTGAGCGGGTTAAGCAGGTCAATCCCCGGGTCATTTGCGTGGTGGACAACTGCTACGGCGAATTTGCTGAGACCCAGGAGCCGCCGATGGTGGGGGCTGACCTGATCGCCGGGTCGTTGATCAAAAATCCGGGGGGAACCATTGCCCCTTGCGGCGGATACGTGGCCGGCAAACGGGCCTATGTGCAACTGGCGGCGAATCGTTTAAGCGCGCCGGGGATCGGCATGGAAGCCGGAGCGTCCCTGGGGTTCAATCGCCTGTTGTTCCAGGGGTTGTTTCTGGCGCCGCAGATGGTGGGAGAGGCCCTCAAGGGGGGATTGCTGCTGGCGGCCACCTGCCAACGCCTGGGCTATCCGGTGCAGCCGACGCCAGAACAACCCCGGCCCGACACCATCCAGGCCATCCAGTTGGGGGACCCGGACAAGTTGGTGCGCTTTTGTCGGCTCCTGCAGCGCCTCAGTCCGGTGGGGAGCTATGTGGACCCTGTGCCAGCCGTCACGCCGGGATACGAGAGCCAATTAGTGATGGCCGGCGGCACGTTTATTGACGGCAGCACGAGCGAGCTGTCCGCCGATGGTCCCCTGCGACCGCCTTATGTGGTGTTTTGTCAAGGGGGCACCACCTGGTTGCACTGGCTCTGGGCGCTGGAACACCTCCTGCCGGAGCTGGCCCCTAATTCACGTACATGAATACCTCGCTTTTTTCATAGCGCACCTTGGGGCGTTGAGCCTGGGGGTCGTCGGCGGCGCGGTAACCCAATGGACACACCACCACTGAGCGATAGGGGGTTTCCTTCAGCCCCAGGATTTCGTCGTATTTATCAGGGATGAATCCCTCCATCGGGCAGGTGTCAATCCCCAAAAACGCCGCCACCGTCATCAGTTGCCCCAGTGCAATATACACCTGACGGGCGGCCCATTCTTCCAAATTCAGGGGATAGGGGGGATGGGTCAAAAAGTTTTTGATAAGCTGGCCCAGTCCCTGCAATTTCTCTAGGGGCACCCCCTGCACCTGGGCTATGCGCGCCAAATACCGATCCACATCCGCCGGACCCAGGTTTTTTTGCAGCGCCAGGACCACCAGATGGGAGGCCTCAACCACCTGCTTTTGCCCCCAGGAGTACTCCACCAACTGCGCCCGGATGTCCGGGTTGTGCACCACCACAAATCGCCAAGGCTGCAGGCCAAAGGAAGAAGGGGCCAGGCGTAAACTTTCCTCCAAAACCGCCCAAATCTCCGGCGGAATTTTCCGGGTGGGGTCAAACTTTTTGGTGGCGTACCGCCAGGACAACCGCTGCTGTACGAACTCCGGTGAAACCCCCGCCAACATGCCCTAGCCCCCTTTACAAAAGTTAACCTTTGTTTTGCATTATAGGGCCACCCTATCCGTTGGGGGGACTGGCCACTCGGAGAAATTACCGTTGAGCCAGGGGAAGGGACCAATTAGAATTCGGAATACCCCAGCATCGTCGGAACCATGCTTCGGCAAATGAATGCCCATGACTTTGCGGCCCGCCGCCGGCAGAATCCCTACCTACAGGTTTTGGATGTGCGGGAGTGGTGGGAGGTGGAACGGGCTTGCTTGCCGGGCTGTCTCCATCTGCCCCTGAGTGAATTTGCCCTGTGGTCCCCCCAAATCAAGGAGCTACTCGACCCGGCGCAGGAAGTTGTGGTTGTGTGCCATCACGGGGTGCGGTCGGCCCAGGTGGGCGCTTGGTTGCTGGACCAGGGCTACACCCAGGTGGCCAATCTGGCCGGTGGATTAGACGCCTATGCCCTACTGGTGGACCCGACCCTGCCCCGTTACTAAAAGTGCCGGGCCGCCATTGCTTGGTGTCACACCCAACTGGTAAGTTGAGGGCAGACGTGCCCTAGGTCCTCAACGTTTGAGCCATGACCAGCAAGCGTAGGCACTTCTACCGGCGCGTGGGACGGACAACTCTATTTCACTGCCTACAACGCTGGCTCCACGCAGCTACCTTGCCGCCGGAGCAGTACGAACGCCTGGTTGAACGGCGCTCCCGACGCAAATTGCTGCAAACGGCCGGGGCCTTAGCTACAGGTGCGCTAACTGCCCATCTGGGGCATCGGTGGAGCCAAGCCGCTTCCTCGCCCCGCATTGTCATCGTCGGCGCCGGGATGGGGGGACTGAACACGGCTTATCACCTGCGGCGGTGGGGGTGGCGTGCTTTGGTGTATGAGGGCAGTAACCGCGTCGGGGGGCGCATTTTTTCTACACCAGGTCAGTTCGCGCCAGGTCTGGTGACGGAGTTAGGGGGTGAATTTATTGACAGTTCCCATGACGACATGCTCTTTTTTGCCCGCCAGTTTGGGCTTGACCTGATTGACCTGGCCTCGCCTTCAGAAAAATCTTTGCAAACCCGTTATGTCTTCGATGGTCGAAGCTACACGGAGGCCCAAATCATCGAAGCCCTGCGCCCTTTTGCCCGTCGCATTGCCCAGGATGCCCAAAAAGTGGGAGATACGGTGACCTACCGCCAGCACACGCCCCACGCCCGTACCCTGGACTGGCTCTCCCTGGCGGATTACCTGCGGCAGTTGGGAATCAGCGGCTGGCTGTACGACCTGTTGACGGTGGCCTATGTAACGGAGTACGGCCTGGATGCGGACGCCCAGTCCAGTCTGAACCTGGTCTTGATGCTCGATACGGACCTCCGGGATGGCTTTGACCTCTACGGCGAGAGCGATGAACGCTACAAGATTCGAGGGGGCAACCAGCAAATTCCCGACCGTCTGGCCCGCTTGCTGGCCTCCCAACTGCATCTGGAGCATCGTCTGGTGGCCCTGCGGGAGACGGGTTCGGGTTATCGCCTGACCTTTGCCCGCCCCGGGGACCGCTATGTAGATGTGACGGCAGATGTGGTGGTTTTGACCCTGCCGTTTACCCTGCTGCGGGAGGTGGACCTGCAAGTTGCCCTGCCCCAGGCCAAACAGCGGGCCATTCGGGAGCTGGGCTACGGCACCAACGCCAAAGTGATCCTGGGGTTTCAGAGGCCCTTCTGGCGCACCGCTGGGTTCAGTGGTGACTTTTTCACCAGCGCCCCCTGCCAGAGCGGTTGGGACAGCAGCCGACTCCAGCGCCAATCCGTCGGGAGTTTGACCCTATTTCTGGGGGGAACGCCAGGGGTGCAGGTGGGACAGGGGACCCCCCAAGCACAGGCCAGGGCTTTTCTGCCGGAAGTGGAGCGGCTGTTTCCCGGTGCCACCCAACAATACACGGGCAAGGCTACCCGCTTTTATTGGCCTGGCCATGCCTGGGCGCGGGGCAGCTACGCCTGCTGGAAAGTGGGACAGTACACCACGCTTGCCGGATCGGAATTTGCGCCGGTAGGACGATTGTTCTTTGCCGGGGAGCACACCAGCTTGGACTACCAGGGCTACATGAATGGGGCGGCCGAAACGGGACGACGGGTGGCCCAACTGCTGCACCGCCAACTGCGGTCCTAGGGGAGGTCCCCAGGCATGTCCAATACCAGGTGTTCTGTTGCCATGGACGACGTCGGGCCCCTATGGCGGGCAGAAAGGGGTGATAGGATGGGAGGTGTGGCTGACCCTGAACAGTCAACTCTCCCCCGCCGGCCTGCCCACCCCGACAGCTCCAGAATTGAGCCCGGCCCAACAAAGGCGCGTCCAGCGGATATTGGCCCATGTAATCCGTGCCGGTCAGCCCCAGGCCCTGGATCAGTGGTCCGCTTGGGGTTATCCGAGGCCACGATGGGGGGAGCAGTTCTGCCCTGAAAGTGCCCGGCCACCTCCAGGACTTGACCGACCATCTGGAACCGGAACTGAGCGCCTTTGTTCTTTCCCAAGCCCGGCGATCACCCGCGATGAAAAAAAAAAGGGCCTGACAAGCCCCCTGCCTCTCGCGTTAGGTCACCTTCAGAACTCCATCTGAGCCTGCACCTTCTCCCACTGGCGTTTTTTGAGCACCAGTAGCACCTGCGCCAGGGCCACCGTAGCTAAAAACGCCATCAACCACTTCAGGCGGGTGGGGCTTTGCAGGACGATTTCCCGCTGCGCTTGACCAAACCCACCCACATTGGGGTTGTCCGTCAAGGGGGCATCCGCGGCAACCGTATCCCCTACCGCCACGATCAGCTGCGGTCCCGGCGGGATGGTTTCTACTACGGGGTCACCCTCTTCCGGCTGGATCGTCACCTGGTAACCGCCCTCCGCTTGGGGGGTAATCGCTGTGATCCGCCCGGATACCGAGGCCGTAAACACCGTATTGTTGCTCTTTTCACCCGTGGGATACACCTGACCGCGCCCGCGGTTGCCCCCCAAATACACTGGATACTTCAGAAAATGCACGTTTTTATTGGTGGCCGGGTCCGGGGCCAGGATAGGAAAGACAATCTCCTGGTACTGGTCCCCGGGTAAAGGACCCACCAGTAAGATATTGGGTTTGTCCTCGCTATAGGTCTGGTAGTAGATGCCCTCGGTTTTTTCCTTCAGCTCCGGCGGGATACGGTCCTCCGGCGCCAGGGTAAAGCCCTCCGGCAGAATCACCACCGCCCCCACGTTCAACGGCCCGCGACTGCCGTCGGCATAGACCTGTTGCAGACTGGTGTCGTAGGGAATCTTCACCTTGGCCTCAAAAACCTGGTTGGGCAGTACCGCCTGGGGTAGCTCCAGTTGCACGGGTTTTTGGGCCAGATGGCAGTTGGCGCACACAATCCGGCCGGTGGGTTCTCGGGGGTTGTCGTAGGCCTGCTGCGCCCAGAAGGGATAGGCATAGGCTGGCGCCGGCAGCCACCCCAACCACAGCAGCATCCCCAGGCCCACCAGTGCCAGTTGTTGGAACAATCCTCGCATCTTCATGGTTTGGTCACTCCAGGGTTTAAGTCCACCAGGGGTCTTGACCGGTACGGAAATCCTGGTCTGTCCAGGGGGTAAATAGGATTTTGTTATCCTCGGTCACCTGCACCTTCACCAGGGCCAACGACAAGGGTGCCGGACCGCGAATGACCTTGCCGGTTTTATCGTACTGGGAACCGTGACACGGACAAATGAATTTATTCTCGCTGGCGTTCCAGGGCACCACACAGCCCAGGTGCGTACAAACGGCGTTTAACCCATAGTCGGCAATCTGCCCGTCGTCAGTGACGATGATGTAGGTGGGGTCACCCTTGGGGCCTTGGGCCAAGGAGCGGTCGCCGGGGGGATGGGTTTTCAAGTATTCATCCACCTTAATATCGTTCCCCAGGGCATCCTTGGCAATAACCCCGCTGCCTGCTCCCCCACCAGAACCGGCCGGGACAAAAAAGCTCACAAACGGATACAGGGCGGCCAGCGCCACCGTGGTCAATCCCCCGGTCATCAGGAGGTTCATAAACTGGCGGCGCCCCATATCGGGCACATCGGCGCTCGGAGAGACGGAAGCCATGACGTTTAATCCCGTTTCGTTACGTTTGGATACACCTTTTCCAGTGTATCACCGGCGGGAAAGCCGTTGTCCCCCCTGTACCAGGGCGCCGCTGACCAGGCCCAGGGCAAACCCCAGCGTCAGGACCAGCCCCAGGGGCAAGGGCACCGACTGCCACACCAGCCAGCGCAGGGATACCAAGGCCACATTTTGGACGGAGAACAAAGCCGTCACCAGCAGCAGCAGGGCCATCAAGATAGCCAGCAATAAGGGTGTCACCGTCGCTGCAACCGCCAGTAGCCCGGAACGACGCCGGGACGATGGCCCTATTATAGCCTTTAGGTTATGCGCTCCCCGCCTGTCGTGGTGTCGTTATATGTGGATACTTCCTTTGCTTGCCCAGGTGACGACCCCCGTTCCCCCAGCGGT is a genomic window containing:
- a CDS encoding GNAT family N-acetyltransferase; this encodes MHIREAQPQDWLQMWPLIQEVAQAGETYGYDPDLSPTQAYHLWMEVPHKTYVAEWDGQIVGIYYLKPNQGGPGRHVSNCGYIVAQGWRGRGIGRQMGEHSLQMARVLGYKAMQFNFVAASNRVAIHLWQKLGFRVVGRLPKAFCHPRLGYIDALVMYQWLAD
- the petA gene encoding apocytochrome f, producing the protein MKMRGLFQQLALVGLGMLLWLGWLPAPAYAYPFWAQQAYDNPREPTGRIVCANCHLAQKPVQLELPQAVLPNQVFEAKVKIPYDTSLQQVYADGSRGPLNVGAVVILPEGFTLAPEDRIPPELKEKTEGIYYQTYSEDKPNILLVGPLPGDQYQEIVFPILAPDPATNKNVHFLKYPVYLGGNRGRGQVYPTGEKSNNTVFTASVSGRITAITPQAEGGYQVTIQPEEGDPVVETIPPGPQLIVAVGDTVAADAPLTDNPNVGGFGQAQREIVLQSPTRLKWLMAFLATVALAQVLLVLKKRQWEKVQAQMEF
- a CDS encoding NAD(P)/FAD-dependent oxidoreductase, producing MTSKRRHFYRRVGRTTLFHCLQRWLHAATLPPEQYERLVERRSRRKLLQTAGALATGALTAHLGHRWSQAASSPRIVIVGAGMGGLNTAYHLRRWGWRALVYEGSNRVGGRIFSTPGQFAPGLVTELGGEFIDSSHDDMLFFARQFGLDLIDLASPSEKSLQTRYVFDGRSYTEAQIIEALRPFARRIAQDAQKVGDTVTYRQHTPHARTLDWLSLADYLRQLGISGWLYDLLTVAYVTEYGLDADAQSSLNLVLMLDTDLRDGFDLYGESDERYKIRGGNQQIPDRLARLLASQLHLEHRLVALRETGSGYRLTFARPGDRYVDVTADVVVLTLPFTLLREVDLQVALPQAKQRAIRELGYGTNAKVILGFQRPFWRTAGFSGDFFTSAPCQSGWDSSRLQRQSVGSLTLFLGGTPGVQVGQGTPQAQARAFLPEVERLFPGATQQYTGKATRFYWPGHAWARGSYACWKVGQYTTLAGSEFAPVGRLFFAGEHTSLDYQGYMNGAAETGRRVAQLLHRQLRS
- a CDS encoding cytochrome b6-f complex iron-sulfur subunit, with translation MASVSPSADVPDMGRRQFMNLLMTGGLTTVALAALYPFVSFFVPAGSGGGAGSGVIAKDALGNDIKVDEYLKTHPPGDRSLAQGPKGDPTYIIVTDDGQIADYGLNAVCTHLGCVVPWNASENKFICPCHGSQYDKTGKVIRGPAPLSLALVKVQVTEDNKILFTPWTDQDFRTGQDPWWT
- a CDS encoding Mo-dependent nitrogenase C-terminal domain-containing protein, with translation MSAATDPQSVKSDLWLRGLLTVAWADGHYTDEEKTLVADLLGASEVGDFRPVTPQELAQALPPYDPRTGDFLRTAVMVALADGLYSDAEDRLLRQFCQALGQPLDVLENLRATLVKREGNQYLPQQASERQDLLDPVRRWLDQLEIHDPRVARFLCRLIPAQCPFERDVVLFGRKVVHIPPLCQLNPLYEQLVGLRLRALAFLAQRGEDVPA
- a CDS encoding LapA family protein — its product is MTPLLLAILMALLLLVTALFSVQNVALVSLRWLVWQSVPLPLGLVLTLGFALGLVSGALVQGGQRLSRR
- a CDS encoding methionine gamma-lyase family protein, translating into MAISLTDHPLLQAVLAELQPRFQAIDALVKTNLARVLQAMADQRVGVHHFHETTGYGHGDQGRETLERVFAQVMGAEAALVRPQFFSGTHAIACALYGVLRPGDELLVATGAPYDTLEPVLGLRDSGQGSLQDFGVLYRQVDLTPTGEVDWQALPQAVGPRTRVVLIQRSCGYSWRRSLTVAEVGYIVERVKQVNPRVICVVDNCYGEFAETQEPPMVGADLIAGSLIKNPGGTIAPCGGYVAGKRAYVQLAANRLSAPGIGMEAGASLGFNRLLFQGLFLAPQMVGEALKGGLLLAATCQRLGYPVQPTPEQPRPDTIQAIQLGDPDKLVRFCRLLQRLSPVGSYVDPVPAVTPGYESQLVMAGGTFIDGSTSELSADGPLRPPYVVFCQGGTTWLHWLWALEHLLPELAPNSRT
- a CDS encoding CPP1-like family protein yields the protein MSETNPYAQLGVSEDASFEEVQAARAQLLRECQGDEKRAQVVEMAYDAILMDRLRQRQEGRIKVPERIRYAERHMVATAEKSDVRTATLPAWAEQLRNWIDTPTTTDVVWTSLVYAGLGFWAWSAPVNAALSVALGIGASLYFLNRKEHRFGRALLLTLVGLVLGALVGNVLVSLGLGLPANTAISWGIFAMLWLVSSFLR
- a CDS encoding NAD(P)H-dependent oxidoreductase produces the protein MLAGVSPEFVQQRLSWRYATKKFDPTRKIPPEIWAVLEESLRLAPSSFGLQPWRFVVVHNPDIRAQLVEYSWGQKQVVEASHLVVLALQKNLGPADVDRYLARIAQVQGVPLEKLQGLGQLIKNFLTHPPYPLNLEEWAARQVYIALGQLMTVAAFLGIDTCPMEGFIPDKYDEILGLKETPYRSVVVCPLGYRAADDPQAQRPKVRYEKSEVFMYVN
- a CDS encoding rhodanese-like domain-containing protein translates to MLRQMNAHDFAARRRQNPYLQVLDVREWWEVERACLPGCLHLPLSEFALWSPQIKELLDPAQEVVVVCHHGVRSAQVGAWLLDQGYTQVANLAGGLDAYALLVDPTLPRY